A region of Lycium barbarum isolate Lr01 chromosome 3, ASM1917538v2, whole genome shotgun sequence DNA encodes the following proteins:
- the LOC132633577 gene encoding D-3-phosphoglycerate dehydrogenase 2, chloroplastic-like has product MASTPSPHTATTTHLNSLLSSSSSSTNHNNKPSNLSFLHTPSSFKLLHSVSASSSSSKTTICNVLKTADISLSRDLKGVGLVPKPTILVSEKLGEAGLDLLRSFGDVDCSYELSPQDLCAKISSCDALIVRSGTKVTREVFEAAQGRLKVVGRAGVGIDNVDLQAATEFGCLVVNAPTANTIAAAEHGIALLTSMARNVAQADASMKAGKWLRSKYVGVSLVGKTLAVMGFGKVGSEVARRAKGLGMHVIAHDPYAPADRARAIGVDLVSFEQAIGTADFISLHMPLTPATNKVFNDDTFAKMKKGVRLINVARGGVIDEDALVRALDSGIVAQAALDVFTVEPPPKDSKLVQHENVTVTPHLGASTKEAQEGVAIEIAEAVVGALNGELSATAVNAPMVPPEVLSELASYVVLAEKLGRLAVQLVTGGSGIQSVKVVYKSARDPDSLDTRLLRAMVTKGIIEPISDTIINLVNADFIAKQKGLRISEERIIVDSSPEYPVESIQVQISSVQSKFASALSENGNISIEGKVKYGIPHLTRVGPYSVDVSLEGNLILCKQVDQPGMIGQVGNILGESNVNVSFMSVGRTVKRKQAIMAIGVDEEPDKDTQKKIGEVAAVEEFVFLKL; this is encoded by the exons ATGGCGTCCACTCCTTCTCCTCACACTGCCACCACAACCCACCTGAATTctctcctttcttcttcttcttcctcaaccAATCACAACAACAAACCCTCAAATCTCTCTTTCCTTCATACCCCATCTTCTTTCAAACTTCTCCACTCTGTTTCcgcttcatcttcttcttccaaAACCACCATTTGTAATGTTCTCAAAACCGCTGATATTTCTCTGTCTAGAGATCTCAAAGGCGTAGGTTTGGTTCCCAAGCCAACCATTCTCGTCTCCGAGAAACTCGGAGAAGCAGGTCTTGACCTGCTACGTAGTTTTGGTGACGTGGATTGTTCGTACGAATTGTCTCCACAAGATCTCTGTGCTAAGATCTCTTCTTGCGACGCGCTTATTGTGCGTAGTGGAACAAAGGTCACGCGCGAGGTGTTTGAGGCTGCTCAGGGAAGGCTTAAGGTTGTTGGAAGAGCAGGTGTTGGTATAGACAATGTGGATCTGCAAGCTGCAACTGAATTTGGTTGTCTCGTTGTTAATGCACCCACAGCTAATACTATTGCTGCTGCTGAGCATGGGATCGCTTTGCTTACCTCTATGGCTCGTAACGTTGCTCAGGCTGATGCCTCCATGAAAGCTG GAAAATGGCTGCGCAGCAAGTACGTGGGTGTTTCTCTTGTTGGGAAGACATTAGCTGTTATGGGATTTGGTAAAGTTGGTTCTGAGGTTGCTAGACGTGCAAAAGGCCTCGGTATGCATGTTATTGCCCATGATCCTTATGCTCCTGCTGACAGAGCTCGTGCTATCGGAGTGGATTTGGTTTCTTTCGAGCAAGCCATAGGCACTGCTGACTTCATCTCACTCCACATGCCTCTTACACCTGCTACTAACAAGGTATTCAATGATGACACGTTCGCAAAGATGAAGAAAGGAGTCCGCCTGATAAATGTTGCTCGGGGTGGTGTTATTGATGAAGATGCATTAGTTAGAGCCCTTGACAGCGGAATAGTTGCTCAG GCAGCACTTGATGTGTTCACTGTGGAGCCCCCACCAAAAGATAGCAAACTAGTGCAACATGAGAATGTCACTGTTACACCTCATCTAGGAGCTAGCACAAAAGAAGCACAG GAAGGAGTTGCGATTGAAATAGCTGAGGctgttgttggtgctctaaatggagaACTTTCTGCTACTGCTGTAAATGCTCCGATGGTCCCTCCTGAG GTTTTGTCTGAATTGGCTTCTTACGTCGTGCTTGCTGAGAAACTAGGTAGATTGGCAGTACAACTGGTGACTGGTGGAAGTGGAATTCAGTCTGTGAAAGTGGTTTATAAGTCGGCTAGGGACCCTGACAGCTTGGACACTAGACTTCTCCGAGCCATGGTAACAAAAGGCATTATTGAGCCTATATCTGATACAATCATCAACCTTGTAAATGCAGATTTCATTGCAAAGCAGAAGGGTCTTCGCATTAGTGAAGAACGAATCATTGTTGATTCATCTCCAGAGTACCCTGTGGAGTCAATTCAGGTGCAAATTAGCAGTGTGCAATCAAAATTCGCAAGTGCTTTATCAGAGAATGGGAATATCAGCATCGAGGGGAAGGTGAAGTATGGAATTCCCCATCTTACACGTGTTGGACCTTATAGCGTTGATGTGAGCTTGGAGGGTAACCTCATCCTTTGCAAACAAGTGGATCAACCTGGTATGATTGGGCAAGTTGGGAACATACTTGGTGAGAGTAATGTGAACGTGAGCTTTATGAGTGTTGGAAGAACCGTGAAGAGAAAGCAGGCGATTATGGCAATTGGAGTAGACGAAGAACCGGATAAGGATACTCAGAAGAAGATTGGAGAGGTGGCTGCAGTTGAAGAATTTGTCTTCCTCAAGCTATAG
- the LOC132633578 gene encoding uncharacterized protein LOC132633578 isoform X1, with product MAGNGLHPYHHQQWPPAPAPPPASAPPPHHHHPSMPIDEVRTIFISGLPQDVKERELVNLLRWLPGYEASQVNFKGEVPMGFALFSNHQCAIGAKDAIQGLVFDTEGKCVLHTEMAKKNLFVKRGIVADSNAHDQSKRMRTGGDYTHTGYSSPSPFHAPPAPVWAPHGYIAQAPPPYDPYGGYPVAHMPMAAPAPVPAPSSYAPVQNTKDNPPCNTLFIGNLGENINEEELRGLISGQPGFKQMKVLRQERHTVCFIEFEDVNSATNVHHSLQGAVIPSSGSVGMRIQYSKNPFGKRKDFGHQAVAPNANGAPPPMTYQ from the exons ATGGCGGGTAATGGTCTTCACCCATACCACCACCAACAATGGCCTCCAGCTCCAGCCCCTCCTCCTGCTTCTGCCCCTCCTCCACATCATCACCATCCCTCAATGCCCATCGATGAG GTTCGGACGATTTTCATATCTGGGCTACCGCAGGACGTAAAGGAGAGAGAATTGGTGAACCTTCTGAGGTGGTTACCAGGTTATGAAGCATCTCAGGTCAATTTCAAAGGCGAAGTTCCCATGGGTTTTGCTCTATTCTCCAACCATCAATGCGCTATCGGTGCAAAAGACGCCATTCAG GGTTTGGTTTTTGACACGGAGGGGAAATGTGTTCTGCACACAGAGATGGCAAAGAAGAATCTCTTTGTCAAAAGAG GAATTGTAGCTGATTCAAATGCACATGACCAGAGTAAACGTATGCGTACTGGAGGTGATTACACGCATACTGGTTATTCAAGTCCCTCTCCTTTTCACGCTCCCCCGGCACCTGTCTGGGCACCACATGG GTATATTGCTCAAGCTCCTCCACCATATGATCCATATGGAGGCTACCCTGTTGCTCACATGCCAATGGCTGCACCTGCTCCTGTGCCAGCGCCAAGCAGTTATGCGCCAGTCCAG AATACTAAAGACAATCCTCCTTGCAATACCCTATTCATTGGCAATCTTGGAGAGAATATAAATGAGGAAGAGCTGAGGGGCCTTATCAGCGG ACAGCCTGGTTTTAAGCAGATGAAGGTTTTGAGACAAGAAAGACATACAGTGTGTTTCATTGAATTTGAA gatgtgaatagtgccaccaaTGTCCACCACAGTTTGCAGGGTGCTGTCATACCGAGCTCTGGTTCAGTTGGCATGCGAATTCA ATATTCAAAGAATCCATTTGGCAAAAGGAAGGACTTTGGCCACCAAGCTGTTGCCCCCAATGCGAATGGAGCTCCTCCACCTATGACCTACCAGTAG
- the LOC132633578 gene encoding uncharacterized protein LOC132633578 isoform X2 translates to MAGNGLHPYHHQQWPPAPAPPPASAPPPHHHHPSMPIDEVRTIFISGLPQDVKERELVNLLRWLPGYEASQVNFKGEVPMGFALFSNHQCAIGAKDAIQGLVFDTEGKCVLHTEMAKKNLFVKRGIVADSNAHDQSKRMRTGGDYTHTGYSSPSPFHAPPAPVWAPHGYIAQAPPPYDPYGGYPVAHMPMAAPAPVPAPSSYAPVQNTKDNPPCNTLFIGNLGENINEEELRGLISGLCAHSMLLPVISFSPWCLQDVNSATNVHHSLQGAVIPSSGSVGMRIQYSKNPFGKRKDFGHQAVAPNANGAPPPMTYQ, encoded by the exons ATGGCGGGTAATGGTCTTCACCCATACCACCACCAACAATGGCCTCCAGCTCCAGCCCCTCCTCCTGCTTCTGCCCCTCCTCCACATCATCACCATCCCTCAATGCCCATCGATGAG GTTCGGACGATTTTCATATCTGGGCTACCGCAGGACGTAAAGGAGAGAGAATTGGTGAACCTTCTGAGGTGGTTACCAGGTTATGAAGCATCTCAGGTCAATTTCAAAGGCGAAGTTCCCATGGGTTTTGCTCTATTCTCCAACCATCAATGCGCTATCGGTGCAAAAGACGCCATTCAG GGTTTGGTTTTTGACACGGAGGGGAAATGTGTTCTGCACACAGAGATGGCAAAGAAGAATCTCTTTGTCAAAAGAG GAATTGTAGCTGATTCAAATGCACATGACCAGAGTAAACGTATGCGTACTGGAGGTGATTACACGCATACTGGTTATTCAAGTCCCTCTCCTTTTCACGCTCCCCCGGCACCTGTCTGGGCACCACATGG GTATATTGCTCAAGCTCCTCCACCATATGATCCATATGGAGGCTACCCTGTTGCTCACATGCCAATGGCTGCACCTGCTCCTGTGCCAGCGCCAAGCAGTTATGCGCCAGTCCAG AATACTAAAGACAATCCTCCTTGCAATACCCTATTCATTGGCAATCTTGGAGAGAATATAAATGAGGAAGAGCTGAGGGGCCTTATCAGCGG TTTGTGCGCACATTCGATGCTCCTTCCGGTTATCAGCTTCAGCCCGTGGTGCTTGCAGgatgtgaatagtgccaccaaTGTCCACCACAGTTTGCAGGGTGCTGTCATACCGAGCTCTGGTTCAGTTGGCATGCGAATTCA ATATTCAAAGAATCCATTTGGCAAAAGGAAGGACTTTGGCCACCAAGCTGTTGCCCCCAATGCGAATGGAGCTCCTCCACCTATGACCTACCAGTAG